One genomic window of Egibacteraceae bacterium includes the following:
- a CDS encoding type II toxin-antitoxin system Phd/YefM family antitoxin — protein sequence MTETLPFSEVKAHLSALAERVERQHDRIVVTRHGRPAFVLVNPDDLEALEETVEVLRDPELMESLGRSRREAQAGKTVPLPRS from the coding sequence ATGACCGAAACGCTGCCCTTCTCCGAGGTCAAGGCGCATCTCTCGGCGCTTGCTGAACGCGTGGAGCGCCAGCACGACCGCATCGTCGTGACCCGTCATGGTCGACCTGCCTTCGTGCTCGTCAACCCCGACGACCTCGAGGCGCTCGAGGAGACGGTCGAGGTGCTGCGTGACCCCGAGCTGATGGAGTCGCTGGGGCGCTCGCGACGCGAAGCGCAAGCCGGCAAGACCGTACCCCTGCCTCGGTCGTAG
- a CDS encoding ABC transporter ATP-binding protein, translating to MLGVAIRLQPAPFAVAVTGAVLYSLMIVAAAYVFGAVTDRLILPAFAAGVTTRAALAVAAAAIMGVSVVKAAGIVLRRVAAAAMQYRLQGIFRTRVTRQYQRLPLSWHQQHRTGELLANANADVDATFAPIAVLPFAVGTAFLLVITAAVLIVTDPLLAVVGFALGAALAGLQIRYNTLVKPPATRAQQARAEVSSVAHESFDGAVTVKTLGREDEEAARFEQAAQRLRDELITTGRLRAVFDPLVESLPNIGVLVVLLVGTWRISLGDLAPGELVRVAYIFTLLAFPIRTIGFLLSELPRSVVGWERVQGVLTARDELPHGALEELPAPAPGARVDLVSVSFAHADTPVLSDVTVHAGPGRTIAVVGPTGAGKSTIAALLVRLADPDTGSVLLDALDIRMLTRPAVARQVAVVFQHSFLFDESVRDNITLGGSYSDGQVRAAAELAQAHAFITELPDGYETIVGERGATLSGGQRQRIALARALVRNPRLLVLDDATSSVDTTVERAILTGLRAAELPATVVVVASRRATIALADEVVFIERGRVRATGRHDVLLERHPAYAVLMGGAEPGHGP from the coding sequence GTGCTCGGAGTGGCCATCCGGCTGCAACCGGCGCCCTTTGCCGTCGCCGTCACCGGAGCGGTGCTGTACAGCCTGATGATCGTGGCGGCCGCCTACGTGTTCGGTGCGGTGACCGACCGGCTCATCCTGCCGGCGTTCGCCGCGGGTGTGACCACACGGGCGGCCCTGGCTGTCGCCGCAGCAGCGATCATGGGTGTCTCGGTGGTCAAGGCCGCGGGGATCGTGCTCCGCCGCGTCGCGGCCGCCGCGATGCAGTACCGACTCCAGGGCATCTTCCGCACCCGGGTGACCCGGCAGTACCAGCGCCTGCCGCTGTCCTGGCACCAGCAGCACCGCACCGGCGAGCTGCTCGCCAACGCCAACGCCGACGTCGACGCCACCTTCGCGCCGATCGCAGTCCTTCCGTTCGCTGTCGGCACGGCCTTCCTGCTCGTGATCACCGCGGCGGTGCTCATCGTGACCGACCCGTTGCTGGCGGTTGTCGGCTTCGCTCTCGGGGCGGCCCTGGCGGGCTTGCAGATCCGGTACAACACGCTCGTCAAACCCCCCGCCACCCGTGCCCAGCAGGCCCGGGCGGAGGTCTCGTCGGTGGCCCACGAGTCCTTCGACGGGGCGGTGACCGTGAAAACCCTCGGTCGCGAGGACGAGGAGGCGGCACGCTTCGAGCAGGCGGCCCAGCGCCTCCGTGACGAGCTGATCACCACGGGGCGCCTCCGGGCCGTGTTCGATCCGCTGGTCGAGTCCCTGCCGAACATCGGGGTGCTGGTGGTCCTGCTGGTGGGCACATGGCGGATCAGCCTGGGCGACCTCGCGCCCGGTGAGCTCGTGCGCGTGGCCTACATCTTCACCCTGCTCGCGTTTCCCATCCGCACGATCGGCTTCCTGCTGAGCGAGCTGCCTCGCTCCGTGGTGGGCTGGGAGCGCGTGCAGGGGGTGCTGACGGCACGCGACGAGCTGCCGCACGGCGCGCTGGAGGAGCTCCCCGCGCCGGCCCCGGGCGCCCGCGTCGACCTCGTGTCGGTGTCCTTCGCCCACGCCGACACACCCGTGCTCTCCGACGTGACCGTGCATGCCGGTCCCGGCCGCACGATCGCGGTCGTGGGCCCCACCGGTGCCGGGAAGTCCACGATCGCGGCGCTCCTGGTCCGGCTGGCGGATCCCGACACGGGGTCGGTCCTGCTCGACGCCCTCGACATCCGGATGCTCACCCGACCTGCGGTCGCCCGGCAGGTCGCCGTGGTCTTCCAGCACTCCTTCCTCTTCGACGAGTCCGTCCGGGACAACATCACCCTGGGCGGGTCCTACAGCGACGGGCAGGTGCGTGCCGCAGCGGAGCTCGCGCAGGCGCACGCCTTCATCACCGAGCTCCCCGACGGCTACGAGACGATCGTCGGCGAGCGCGGCGCCACCTTGTCCGGCGGTCAACGGCAGCGCATCGCACTCGCCCGCGCGCTCGTGCGCAACCCGCGTCTGCTGGTCCTTGACGACGCGACATCCAGCGTGGACACGACGGTCGAACGCGCCATCCTGACCGGGCTTCGGGCCGCCGAGCTGCCGGCCACCGTCGTCGTGGTCGCGAGCCGCCGTGCCACCATCGCGCTCGCCGACGAGGTCGTGTTCATCGAGCGGGGCCGCGTCCGAGCGACGGGCCGCCACGACGTGCTGCTCGAGCGCCATCCCGCCTACGCGGTCCTGATGGGTGGCGCCGAACCGGGGCACGGACCGTGA
- the secG gene encoding preprotein translocase subunit SecG has protein sequence MPGSSVVLTGTVIVVHVIVSLMLILFILLKSGRGGGLSDMFGGGAMSGATGSTVVEKNLDRLTVVTGVVFAVTTIVLALRMA, from the coding sequence ATGCCCGGGAGCTCCGTCGTGTTGACCGGCACCGTGATCGTCGTGCACGTGATCGTCTCGCTCATGCTCATCCTGTTCATCCTGCTGAAGTCCGGGCGCGGGGGCGGCCTGTCGGACATGTTCGGTGGGGGAGCGATGAGCGGGGCGACTGGCTCCACCGTGGTCGAGAAGAACCTCGACCGGTTGACGGTGGTGACCGGAGTCGTGTTCGCCGTCACCACGATCGTGCTTGCTCTGCGGATGGCTTAA
- a CDS encoding RecQ family ATP-dependent DNA helicase, whose product MSGFRPGQREALEGVLAGRDVVAVLPTGGGKTLVYQLAGAVLGGTTVVATPLISLMQDQVRRLRADAGNGDRPSRIESVSGSVRGNARETLLRDLQAGRIDVVFVTPEQLARQDVRAALQHTTVSLFCVDEAHCISEWGFDFRPAYRELASAASAMGRPPVLALTATAPEAVRRDVARELDLRDPILVARGFDRSNLHFGVVRVTDVERRDRQLAQILADVGRPAVTYCTTRREAEETALALLELGVAAGYYHGGMERGLRQEVQDAFLSDELNTLDVLCATSAFGMGIDKPDIRAVVHRTMPDSLEAYWQEAGRAGRDGQPADCVLLYRPEDRSVHEHLHRRSRPSEATVAKMVHLFSTVDRVRPEADVLADVAAGASVARPGAASLLEDLGRFGYLTAFKNGIRWRGDPAAAMEDMAAHQNTQVHVEQSRLDMVCAYAESSACRRRYLLNYLGDDYHGELCLRCDNCLRRAEQRDIEDWDVDAQKERVEADRHGPFATGSAVSHPEWGAGTVQRTEGDVLVVRFDSVGYRSMHAPTVVARNLLQSMT is encoded by the coding sequence CTGTCCGGCTTTCGGCCAGGCCAACGGGAGGCGCTCGAAGGCGTGCTCGCCGGGCGGGACGTGGTCGCCGTGCTGCCGACCGGTGGTGGCAAGACGCTCGTCTACCAGCTGGCGGGAGCGGTGCTCGGGGGGACGACCGTCGTGGCGACCCCGCTCATCTCGCTCATGCAGGACCAGGTGCGCCGCCTGCGGGCGGACGCCGGCAACGGCGACCGGCCGAGCAGGATCGAGTCCGTCTCCGGCTCGGTGCGCGGGAACGCCAGGGAGACCTTGCTGCGCGACTTGCAGGCCGGTCGCATCGACGTCGTGTTCGTCACCCCCGAGCAGCTCGCCCGTCAGGACGTGCGCGCGGCGCTGCAGCACACGACCGTCAGCCTGTTCTGCGTCGACGAGGCGCATTGCATCTCCGAGTGGGGGTTCGACTTCCGACCCGCCTATCGCGAGCTGGCCTCGGCCGCCAGCGCCATGGGGCGGCCGCCGGTCCTGGCCCTGACCGCGACCGCCCCGGAGGCCGTGCGACGCGACGTCGCCCGCGAGCTCGACCTCCGCGACCCGATCCTGGTCGCCCGCGGATTCGACCGCTCGAACCTGCACTTCGGGGTCGTGCGTGTCACCGACGTGGAGCGTCGAGACCGCCAGCTCGCGCAGATCCTCGCCGACGTCGGACGGCCCGCCGTGACGTACTGCACCACGCGCCGCGAGGCGGAGGAGACCGCGCTGGCCCTGTTGGAGCTGGGTGTGGCCGCCGGGTACTACCACGGCGGCATGGAGCGCGGCCTGCGCCAGGAGGTACAGGACGCGTTCCTGTCCGACGAGCTCAACACGCTCGATGTCCTCTGCGCGACGAGCGCTTTCGGCATGGGCATCGACAAGCCCGACATCAGGGCGGTCGTGCATCGGACGATGCCCGACTCCCTCGAGGCCTACTGGCAGGAGGCCGGACGTGCGGGGCGCGACGGCCAACCTGCCGACTGCGTGCTGCTGTACCGCCCCGAGGACCGGTCCGTGCACGAGCACCTCCACCGGCGCAGCCGGCCGTCCGAAGCGACGGTGGCCAAGATGGTGCATCTGTTCAGCACGGTGGACCGCGTCAGGCCCGAGGCGGACGTGCTCGCCGACGTCGCCGCCGGCGCCTCGGTCGCCCGTCCCGGAGCGGCTTCACTGCTGGAGGACCTCGGCCGCTTCGGCTACCTGACCGCGTTCAAGAACGGCATCCGCTGGCGGGGCGACCCCGCGGCGGCCATGGAAGACATGGCGGCGCACCAGAACACGCAGGTGCACGTCGAGCAGTCCCGGCTCGACATGGTCTGCGCCTACGCGGAGTCGAGCGCCTGCCGTCGGCGCTACCTGCTCAACTACCTCGGCGACGACTACCACGGGGAGCTGTGCCTGCGGTGCGACAACTGCCTGCGCCGAGCCGAGCAGCGTGACATCGAGGACTGGGACGTCGACGCCCAGAAGGAGCGGGTGGAGGCAGACCGCCACGGGCCGTTCGCCACCGGCTCGGCCGTCAGCCACCCGGAGTGGGGCGCCGGTACGGTGCAGCGCACGGAGGGCGACGTCCTCGTGGTGCGCTTCGACTCGGTCGGCTACCGCTCGATGCACGCCCCCACGGTGGTCGCTCGCAACCTCTTGCAGTCCATGACGTAG
- a CDS encoding ABC transporter ATP-binding protein translates to MTDRSAASSWRTLRRGLALSPEFRAGLGVTLLLAVAATIGRVVVPITIQLTIDQGLLRPTGPDPALVALFTGSALALVALTAAAGYLMITRLVRSAETALANLRVRAFRHIHDLSLLHHTAEHRGALVARVTADVDEISRFMQWGGILLLVNIGQLLLATAVMAVYSWQLTMLVLVTVAPLALVLRWFQDRLAVAYDAVRARVGEMLTAIGESVVAASVVRAYGIQDRTNRRIAAAVDRQVTAAYRAHRTASVMFSVGEVFAALATAGVVVGGVLLGVGGGAGVGGGLSAGQLIAFLFLITLFVGPVQVATEVLDQAQTAIAGWRRVLGILDLPADVADPARTPGHSQDIPPGPISIRCSQVSFTYPTRASQDGPAIGPPVLHGIDVDIPAQARVAVVGQTGSGKTTFAKLLTRLMDPTEGRITINGVPLDRAPFAQLRRRVVIVPQEGFLFDVSIEDNVRRGCPGITRAGVRQAFAELGLAGWLDGLPAGLATQVGERGEGLSAGERQLVALARAHVADPDLLVLDEATSSVDPATEQRLHQALEGLARGRTTVAVAHRLATAQAADDILVFDQGRVVQRGHHDQLLAVPGVYARLHVSGTLGSDAAAS, encoded by the coding sequence GTGACCGACCGGTCGGCAGCGTCGTCCTGGCGCACCCTGCGCCGGGGGCTGGCCCTCTCGCCGGAGTTCCGTGCAGGACTCGGGGTGACCTTGCTGCTCGCGGTCGCCGCCACCATCGGTCGCGTCGTCGTCCCCATCACCATCCAGCTCACCATCGACCAGGGCCTGCTGCGGCCGACCGGACCCGACCCGGCACTGGTCGCCCTCTTCACCGGCAGCGCGCTGGCCTTGGTCGCCCTCACGGCTGCGGCCGGGTACCTCATGATCACGCGGTTGGTCAGATCCGCCGAGACCGCTCTGGCGAACCTGCGCGTTCGGGCGTTCCGCCACATCCACGACCTCTCGCTCCTCCACCACACCGCCGAACATCGTGGCGCGCTGGTCGCGCGGGTCACCGCCGACGTGGACGAGATCAGCCGCTTCATGCAGTGGGGCGGGATCCTGCTCCTGGTCAACATCGGGCAGCTGCTGCTCGCCACCGCGGTCATGGCCGTCTACAGCTGGCAGCTGACCATGCTCGTCCTCGTCACCGTCGCCCCGCTGGCCCTGGTGCTGCGCTGGTTCCAGGACCGGCTGGCCGTCGCCTACGACGCGGTGCGTGCCCGCGTCGGGGAGATGCTGACCGCCATCGGCGAGAGCGTGGTGGCCGCGTCGGTCGTGCGGGCGTACGGGATCCAGGACCGCACGAACCGCCGCATCGCCGCCGCCGTCGACCGCCAGGTGACGGCGGCCTACCGTGCGCACCGGACCGCATCGGTGATGTTCTCGGTGGGGGAGGTGTTCGCGGCACTCGCCACCGCTGGGGTGGTCGTGGGCGGGGTGCTGCTGGGCGTCGGGGGCGGGGCCGGCGTCGGGGGCGGGCTGTCGGCCGGCCAGCTGATCGCGTTCCTCTTCCTCATCACCCTGTTCGTCGGACCGGTCCAGGTCGCGACGGAGGTACTGGACCAGGCGCAGACGGCCATCGCCGGCTGGCGACGCGTGCTGGGCATCCTCGACCTTCCGGCGGACGTCGCCGACCCGGCCCGCACGCCCGGGCACAGCCAGGATATCCCCCCGGGCCCGATCAGCATCCGCTGCTCGCAGGTGTCGTTCACCTATCCGACCCGGGCCTCGCAGGACGGCCCGGCGATCGGTCCGCCCGTCCTGCACGGCATCGATGTGGACATCCCCGCGCAGGCGCGGGTCGCGGTGGTCGGGCAGACCGGCTCGGGCAAGACCACCTTCGCCAAGCTCCTGACCCGGCTGATGGACCCCACCGAGGGACGGATCACGATCAACGGTGTCCCGTTGGACCGAGCGCCCTTCGCGCAGCTGCGCAGACGCGTGGTGATCGTGCCCCAGGAGGGCTTTCTCTTCGACGTGTCCATCGAGGACAACGTGCGCCGCGGCTGCCCGGGCATCACCCGTGCGGGCGTCCGTCAGGCCTTCGCCGAGCTCGGGCTCGCGGGCTGGCTCGACGGCTTGCCCGCTGGACTGGCGACGCAGGTCGGCGAGCGTGGCGAAGGGCTGTCCGCGGGCGAGCGGCAGCTGGTCGCGTTGGCCAGGGCCCATGTCGCCGACCCCGACCTGCTCGTCCTGGACGAGGCCACCTCATCGGTGGACCCGGCCACCGAGCAACGGCTGCACCAGGCCCTGGAGGGCCTGGCGCGAGGACGCACGACCGTGGCCGTCGCACACCGCCTGGCCACCGCCCAGGCTGCAGACGACATCCTGGTCTTCGACCAGGGCCGCGTCGTCCAGCGCGGCCACCACGACCAGCTCCTCGCCGTCCCCGGCGTCTACGCGCGACTGCATGTGAGCGGGACCCTCGGTTCCGACGCCGCCGCCTCCTGA
- a CDS encoding type II toxin-antitoxin system RelE/ParE family toxin, which produces MYEVRITPEGLRHLDRLPEKIRAAAREAIHSTIATNPKRAGKALLGELEGLRSARRGDYRVIYEADEDQRVVIIHRVQHRRDVYRPR; this is translated from the coding sequence GTGTATGAGGTCCGGATCACGCCGGAAGGCCTTCGTCACCTCGACCGGCTTCCCGAGAAGATCCGCGCCGCTGCAAGAGAGGCGATCCACTCCACCATCGCCACGAACCCCAAGCGGGCCGGCAAGGCCCTGCTCGGCGAACTCGAAGGGCTGCGCTCCGCTCGGCGGGGCGACTATCGGGTCATCTACGAAGCCGACGAAGACCAGCGCGTGGTCATCATCCACCGCGTACAGCACCGCCGTGACGTCTATCGACCGAGATGA
- a CDS encoding ABC transporter substrate-binding protein yields MPRRLAISVLLLILAGAACRPATPPAAPQSAPPPAPAPEATDGERPADGGTVRYAIREPSAIVPVEAVGSAALTVVDTLFDSLTSWGTPPGSAAGSGADLQARPSAARSWASDDDATTWTFRLRPGVTFHDGETPVTAADFVFAWTLAVELDLVGYHLRDVEGYEALRQGQSDRLAGVTALDEHTLEIRLARPNADFPMIAGHPALGPLPRTVWEADPDGFRAHPVGNGPFAASEPWAQGAFVRVAPFDGWRNRVTAPSVTEVVFQSMDPDTAYLAFQQGRLDFTELPPGALDDAIAEFGESPDGYTGPGVLRGDRPVLYYLGFDLTQPPFDDVEVRRAIRQAIDRAAIVEAVPDGNVRVARGMVPPVLPGARARPCPSCRHDPAAARETFAERDITRLVLWFNRSGGHERIARRLRRDLQAVGVRLELRTEEFPAYLTALEAGDAGFFRFGWAVDYPSMGNALFPILHSSARGPGESAHNYGGYAATDVDELLDAARATLDTDERHAQFAEAADVALNRDQVAVPLFTYRHAAVVSERLEGFVYNAMGYADLVPVRIAETGD; encoded by the coding sequence TTGCCGCGACGTCTGGCGATCTCGGTTCTCCTGCTGATCCTCGCGGGAGCCGCCTGCCGCCCGGCCACCCCACCGGCAGCGCCGCAGTCGGCCCCGCCGCCGGCACCCGCCCCGGAGGCGACGGACGGCGAGCGACCTGCTGACGGCGGGACGGTGCGCTACGCCATCAGGGAGCCGTCAGCGATCGTCCCGGTCGAGGCGGTCGGCTCTGCCGCATTGACCGTGGTGGATACGCTCTTCGACTCCCTGACCTCCTGGGGGACACCCCCCGGGTCGGCGGCTGGCTCCGGCGCCGACCTGCAGGCGCGCCCGTCCGCGGCGCGCAGCTGGGCGTCGGACGACGACGCCACGACATGGACCTTCCGGCTGCGGCCCGGGGTGACCTTCCACGATGGCGAGACGCCCGTCACGGCCGCCGACTTCGTGTTCGCCTGGACGCTCGCGGTGGAGCTCGACCTGGTCGGCTACCACTTGCGTGACGTCGAGGGCTACGAGGCACTGCGCCAGGGCCAGAGCGACCGGTTGGCCGGGGTGACGGCGTTGGACGAGCACACGCTCGAGATCCGGCTTGCGCGCCCCAATGCCGACTTCCCCATGATCGCCGGACACCCGGCGCTCGGTCCGCTCCCGCGGACGGTGTGGGAGGCGGACCCGGACGGCTTTCGGGCGCATCCGGTCGGCAACGGCCCGTTCGCGGCGTCGGAGCCGTGGGCGCAGGGGGCCTTCGTCCGCGTGGCGCCCTTCGACGGGTGGCGCAACCGGGTCACGGCGCCGTCCGTGACCGAGGTGGTCTTCCAGAGCATGGATCCCGACACGGCGTACCTCGCGTTCCAGCAGGGCAGGCTCGACTTCACCGAGCTGCCGCCGGGGGCCTTGGACGACGCGATAGCGGAGTTCGGTGAATCGCCGGATGGCTACACCGGGCCGGGGGTGCTCCGCGGTGACCGCCCCGTGCTGTACTACCTCGGCTTCGACCTGACCCAGCCGCCGTTCGACGACGTCGAGGTGCGCCGGGCCATCAGACAGGCGATCGACCGTGCGGCGATCGTCGAGGCGGTCCCGGACGGCAACGTCCGGGTCGCGCGTGGCATGGTGCCGCCGGTCCTCCCGGGCGCTCGCGCCCGCCCGTGCCCGTCATGCCGGCACGATCCGGCCGCGGCGCGGGAGACCTTCGCCGAACGCGACATCACGCGGCTGGTCCTGTGGTTCAACCGCAGCGGCGGCCACGAGCGCATCGCCCGCCGGCTGCGGCGAGACCTGCAGGCGGTCGGCGTGCGGCTGGAGCTGCGCACCGAGGAGTTCCCGGCCTACCTGACCGCGTTGGAGGCGGGCGACGCCGGGTTCTTCCGCTTCGGCTGGGCGGTGGACTACCCTTCGATGGGCAACGCCCTGTTCCCGATCCTGCATTCGTCCGCGCGGGGCCCCGGTGAGAGCGCCCACAACTACGGGGGCTACGCGGCAACCGACGTCGACGAGCTGCTGGACGCGGCACGGGCGACGCTCGACACCGACGAGCGGCACGCGCAGTTCGCGGAAGCCGCCGACGTGGCCCTGAACCGCGACCAGGTCGCCGTCCCGCTGTTCACCTACCGGCACGCCGCGGTGGTGAGCGAACGGCTCGAGGGCTTCGTCTACAACGCGATGGGCTACGCCGATCTGGTCCCCGTGCGCATCGCCGAGACCGGCGACTGA
- the ppk1 gene encoding polyphosphate kinase 1, with product MRTDTGSDITIAVDGDVGAPGRTSVVPDADDPALYLNRELSWLEFNRRVLTNATRTDVPLLDRVRFLSILSRNLDEFFMIRVAGLKRQVAAGVTARSPDGQSPSQQLAAIAQKVGPMVATASSCLHTEVLPALERDGVALRSVSRLDPSQRSSLDAYYLEEVFPVLTPLAVDPGHPFPYISNLSLSLAVTVRDTASNERHFARVKVPEVLPRLVPLPGETGFVALEDLITAHLPRLFPGMEVIDSWAFRVTRNADLDIEEDEADDLLMAIEAELRKRRRGAAVRLEVAAETPDRTVRLLQDELDLGEVDTYRVTGLLALGDLRTLARLDRPDLRYTPWRPVTPRRLAGAPQRSSAALFAEIRRGDLLVHHPYHGFTSTVERFVTAASEDRDVLAIKQTLYRTSGDSPIVQALIKAAERGKQVVALVELKARFDEAVNIGWARTLEKAGVHVVYGLVGLKTHAKTTLVVRRDHDGIRRYVHLGTGNYHRRTARSYTDLGLFSAEPALGADVTELFNYLTGYARQDTYRQLLVAPVSLRERLIELIQQQAAVARAGGEGLIRAKLNALIDPPLIAALYRASQDGVRIDLVVRGICGLRPGVPGVSETVRVRSIVGRLLEHSRIVQFGPDDLWVGSPDWMPRNLDRRVEALAPVQDPALRSQLVEIIDAMLADNTQAWNLQADGTWERACPDGAAPFDAQAHLAERVAGEVLG from the coding sequence ATGCGCACCGATACCGGATCTGACATCACCATCGCCGTCGATGGGGATGTCGGCGCGCCCGGGCGCACGTCCGTCGTCCCGGACGCCGACGATCCGGCGCTGTACCTGAACCGAGAGCTGTCCTGGCTCGAGTTCAACCGCCGGGTGCTGACCAACGCCACGCGCACCGATGTCCCGCTGCTCGACCGGGTGCGCTTCCTGTCGATCCTGTCGCGCAACCTGGACGAGTTCTTCATGATCCGGGTGGCGGGCCTCAAGCGACAGGTCGCCGCCGGGGTCACGGCCCGGTCGCCGGACGGGCAGTCCCCGAGCCAGCAGCTGGCCGCGATCGCGCAGAAGGTCGGCCCGATGGTCGCCACCGCCAGCAGCTGCCTGCACACCGAGGTGCTGCCCGCGCTCGAGCGTGACGGGGTCGCCCTACGGTCGGTGTCTCGGCTGGATCCGAGCCAGCGCTCGTCGCTGGATGCCTACTACCTGGAGGAGGTCTTCCCGGTCCTGACCCCGCTGGCAGTCGACCCGGGTCACCCCTTCCCCTACATCTCCAACCTCAGCCTGTCCCTGGCGGTGACCGTGCGCGACACCGCCTCCAACGAGCGCCACTTCGCGCGCGTCAAGGTCCCCGAGGTCCTCCCCCGGCTGGTCCCGCTGCCCGGCGAGACCGGGTTCGTGGCCCTCGAAGATCTCATCACCGCGCACCTGCCGCGGCTGTTCCCCGGCATGGAGGTCATCGACTCGTGGGCGTTCCGGGTGACCCGCAACGCCGATCTCGACATCGAGGAGGACGAAGCCGACGACCTCCTGATGGCCATCGAGGCCGAGCTGCGCAAGCGCCGCCGCGGGGCCGCCGTCCGATTGGAGGTGGCCGCGGAGACGCCGGACCGGACCGTCCGCCTCCTCCAGGACGAGCTGGACCTGGGGGAGGTCGACACGTACCGGGTGACGGGCCTGCTCGCGCTGGGCGACCTGCGGACTCTGGCTCGTCTGGACCGACCCGACCTGCGCTACACGCCCTGGAGGCCGGTCACGCCGCGGCGACTGGCCGGCGCGCCCCAGCGATCCTCCGCCGCACTGTTCGCCGAGATCCGCCGCGGCGATCTGCTGGTGCACCACCCCTACCACGGCTTCACCTCGACGGTGGAGCGCTTCGTCACGGCCGCCTCCGAGGATCGGGACGTCCTGGCCATCAAGCAGACCCTGTACCGGACGTCCGGTGACTCCCCGATCGTGCAGGCGCTGATCAAGGCCGCGGAGCGCGGGAAGCAGGTGGTCGCCCTCGTGGAGCTGAAGGCCCGCTTCGACGAGGCCGTCAACATCGGGTGGGCGCGGACCCTGGAGAAGGCCGGGGTCCACGTCGTCTATGGCCTGGTGGGCCTGAAGACGCATGCGAAGACCACGCTGGTCGTGCGCCGCGACCACGACGGGATCCGCCGCTACGTCCACCTCGGCACCGGCAACTACCACCGGCGCACGGCGCGCAGCTACACCGACCTGGGCCTCTTCAGCGCCGAGCCGGCCCTGGGTGCGGACGTCACCGAGCTCTTCAACTACCTGACGGGCTATGCGCGCCAGGACACCTACCGCCAGCTGCTCGTCGCGCCGGTCTCCCTGCGCGAGCGCCTCATCGAGCTCATCCAACAGCAGGCGGCGGTGGCCCGGGCAGGGGGGGAGGGCCTCATCCGCGCGAAGCTGAACGCCCTCATCGACCCCCCGCTCATCGCCGCCCTCTACCGCGCCTCGCAGGACGGTGTCCGCATCGACCTCGTGGTGCGGGGCATCTGCGGACTGCGCCCCGGGGTTCCCGGCGTCAGCGAGACCGTGCGCGTGCGCAGCATCGTGGGTCGGCTGCTCGAGCACAGCCGCATCGTGCAGTTCGGCCCCGACGACCTGTGGGTCGGCTCGCCGGACTGGATGCCGCGCAACCTGGACCGCCGGGTCGAGGCGCTGGCACCCGTGCAGGACCCGGCTCTGCGGTCCCAGCTGGTCGAGATCATTGACGCCATGCTGGCGGACAACACCCAGGCGTGGAACCTGCAAGCGGACGGGACCTGGGAGCGCGCCTGCCCGGACGGGGCGGCGCCGTTCGACGCACAGGCCCATCTGGCCGAGCGCGTCGCTGGCGAGGTCCTCGGCTGA